The DNA region TACAGGTTTATATCCACACGCAGAAGAATGTGCTGATTGAAGTGAACCCCCAGACTCGAATTCCCAGAACCTTTGACCGCTTCTGTGGCCTCATGGGTGAGATAGAAGCCTTAGGACTTAAACTTGGCAGTAGTGATGAAGCGAGAGGCAAAGGGATAAATTAAGTGTGGCATTTTtaagtgggggaggggcacatgTGGCTGATTCCAGAACAGGGGGTCTGCGCTTTCTCCCCACGCACAGTGGGTACAGCCCGCGTGGGTTCCTGGCTGAGGAGCAGGGAGGGGGCCTGTCACCACACAACCAGTGATGTGCTCGACAGCTGCTTGGCCATGACGTTTCAGTCGTGTAGACACGCAGGGCGTGTGGAGCTCGCCTCACCTGAGGTTCTTCCTGGTTAAGTTACTGGGCATAGAGGCAGGCTCTCTGGCTAGCTCTGAACTCTTTTTTCTGCCCTAGTTCAGCTTTTACACAAACTCAGCGTTCGAGCAGCTGATGGCCCCCAGAAGCTCTTGAAGGTGAGGTGTTGACAGCTATTAGTTGGAGGTAGTGCTCTGGGAGTGTGTCTGGGGctgatttttctgtctttctttaggTGATTAAGAATCCAGTGTCACATCACTTCCCGGTTGGGTGCATGAAAATCGGCACTTCTTTTTCCGCCCCGGTCATCGGCGATGTGCGGGAGCTGGTGCCCAGCGGCGACCCTGTTGTCTTTGTGGTGGGGGCCTTTGCCCACGGCAGGGTAAGGCCTGGGCTCAGCTCTTAGATTCTTCCCGGAGCTGAAGCTCAGGACAGAATCCCAGGAGCACTTAGTGTTTTGATGATCCTTGTCCTTATAAGTTGGGGACAGATGAAGCTTCCATTTCCTGCCCCCAGGGCGCATCCTTTGAGGAATGCTGGCATATGTGGCATGGTCAAAGCCAGGGCCGTCTCCGTCCTTTGCTCACACTGGTATTAAACAGCACTGGGAAATGGTAGTTTTCCTGCCCTAGACAAGGGCTGAACCTGTGACGGAGTGACAGAGCCAGCTGACTGACTGCTCTCTCCCCAGCTGGATGTGGAGTACACAGAGAAGATGGTGTCCATCAGCAACTACCCACTCTCTGCTGCCCTCACCTGTGCAAAGCTCACCACAGCCTTTGAAGAAGCGTGGGGCGTCATCTGACAGAAGCACCCTAACCTGACACAGAGACTGTGGACATTGCTTCCCCGCCCCGGTGCCCAGCTGACTGCCGCAAGACCCCCTTCCTGCACCGAGACCGGGGTTTGCGTGGGTCCGGGCTGTACACCTGCTATTTGTTTATCTTATAAACATTGTTCTTGCAAACCTAGTTGTGCTTTGGGGATTCCTAAGCTCAGCAGCCTCTGATGGTGTGACCTGGCGTAACCCCTCAGACTCAGGAAGACATATGAGGTTACAGTGTCTGCAGTTTGGCCCTGGGCTTCGCAGATGGGCTTTGTGCCCTAAAGGAGGGAGCCCTGATTTCAGCCATGGCAGATGTGGAGGGCTGTGTCTGAAAGAAGGCAGTCAGGAGCGCTAGAAGTGAAAAACAACACACTGAGGTGACTTTATCTGGTACAATCCTAGGTAGAAAAGTGGAGCAGGTGGGGctgtgcccctcccctccccccatgggGGGGGCGGAGGTAGCGGCACATATACAATCATCATAATAAATTGGCAGAAGAAAACCACAACAGATTCCTGGCTAGAGGGGGAGAGATAAGGCAACGTGCATGGGGGAGCCCAGAGGGGAGACAACGGGCCCCTCTACTCCTCCCACGAGAGTCTCCCCTTTGGCCCCAGATGGAGACGTGGCCGGCAGCAGAGGCACAGCTGGGGGAGCCCCGTCTTCCCGCACCCTGGCTTCTGGTTCTCTGTGCTCTGGGACGAAGGAGTGCTGTGGAAAGGGAGGCGAGTCGTTTCTGCACCAGtcctgctctgggccacctgcaaGGGGAGAAGGCGGGCGGGCAGGTTGGTCTCGCCTCCTAGTCCCCGGTCTGCAGCCCTTCCAGCTCCCTCCGGTCGCGCCTCAGGGCAGTCAGTGCCCcatgctgtgcttcctggaaggCAGGCCCCGTGAGGTTACCCCCGCATCTCCAGTACTACCCCTGCCCCAGTCTGTTGCTCTCTTCTGTAACCCGGTAGTTTCAGCTCAGCTGGAGGGATCTTACCAGGGAAATaga from Pseudorca crassidens isolate mPseCra1 chromosome 11, mPseCra1.hap1, whole genome shotgun sequence includes:
- the EMG1 gene encoding ribosomal RNA small subunit methyltransferase NEP1 isoform X1 — protein: MAAPGGGFQPRERRAAEQEEDWDAVTPKRPRLGVGSKIGGRRLIVVLEGASLETVKVGKTYELLNCDKHKSMLLKNGRDPGEVRPDIAHQSLLMLMDSPLNRAGLLQVYIHTQKNVLIEVNPQTRIPRTFDRFCGLMVQLLHKLSVRAADGPQKLLKVIKNPVSHHFPVGCMKIGTSFSAPVIGDVRELVPSGDPVVFVVGAFAHGRLDVEYTEKMVSISNYPLSAALTCAKLTTAFEEAWGVI